Below is a genomic region from Balaenoptera ricei isolate mBalRic1 chromosome 3, mBalRic1.hap2, whole genome shotgun sequence.
ATAAAATTCAGGACAGTGGAGACCTTTGGGGTGAGGCAGACAGTGAATATCGATAATGTTCTAATGGTAGAGTCTGATGGTGGGCTAGTGTGTATGCATTTTGCTCCTCTGCTTTGTCAAGTGCATATGTTACATCAGTCAGCATCTTGGATGGAAAGAGACAGCACACTCACAGTGAGTAATTTGGGAAGCGATGAGGACAGGAACGATGGTTAAGGGAAGGGTCGGGGGTAAGGAGCCGTGACGCCCTGCTGGCGACCGTGGGGTCCCATCACCATCTTTAGCTGAAAGGGGCAAAAGGAGGGGGTGGTCCTCAGAAACTTGAGCTGGGGCTGAGATAGAGGGATGCTGCGAATCCACAGTGACCTGCATGGAAGGAGCTTGAGGGACAAACGCCGTGGCCTTTCCCCTCCCATTGGCAGAACCCAACATAACCGGAAGCCAGAGGTGGTGGAAATTGATTGATGTAATCCTGGGGTGAGCCTCCTGGGTAAAGACCTCTTGCACATGTGCATttcatctattcttttaaaaaattaatttaatttaaaaattgacacagggagctctactcaatactctgtaatgacctatatgggaacagaatctaaaaaagagtggatatatgtatatgcataactgaatcactttgctgcacacctgaaactaacacaacgttgtaaatcaactatactccaataaaaattaattaaaaaatcaatattcagGTCATGTGAAATAAAATTACTGGGATagactccaaaaaaataaaaaataaaaattgagatgtcattcatataccataaaatttgcCCTGTTTAAatgcacaattcagtggtttttggtGGATTCATAaacttgtgcaaccatcaccactctctactttcacatattctttttcaggtattccAACATTGCTTCAAAAGTCCAGtatgggagaggggaagggaggagttgatttgaaaaaatattaaatagctcCCATTATCTCTGCAATGACTCAAAGAGACCTCTTCTGAGGGTCCCGGACTCAGTTTCCCTTTTCCTAGAAAAGATCACGAGAGACCCCTAAAGAGCAGCATAGACTGAGTTGGACAGCCCCAGACTCgattcctgccccttcccctctgcccctGGCAAATGGGGACGTTCTGAGTGGCTTCATCTCATTAAACTGCAGAGCAAACATTAATTAAACACTTTGCCCAGAGCTTGGCATTCCAAGGTTTGAACACAAACCACAACAAAAACTGCAAGTGAAATGAAACAGTCCAGAGGACTTTCATTTCAGCACTGTTATTGCTAACCCTGCTTGGCAGAAGATGACATCAGGGGAGTCACCTGCCCAGGGCCACCCACTGAACGAGAGGAAGAGCCAGCATTTATGCCCAGAGTCCATTCACTTGCGAATTCTCAAGAGGAGGGCCAAGAAATTTGGGGACACTGTCTCAGGGGTTCAGATGAGACCCctattgatttaaattttttaaaattgggctaAAATACACatgacacaaaatttaccatcttcaccatttttaagtgtacagttcattagTGATAAGTACCTTCACGTTGTTGTGTaactgtcaccaccatccatctccaagaACTCTTTATCTTGCAAAATTGATACTCTGCCCCCATTCAACACTAACTCCCtgttcctccctctcccagcccctgacacccaccattctactttgcctctatgaatttgactcctctagggacatcatataagtggaatcatacagtatgtgtcctttttgtgtctggcctcttttgctcagcataatgtcctcaaagttcatccatgttgtagcatgtgtcagaatctccttcctttttaaggctgaataaatattccattgtatgggtggatcacattttgtttatccagtaacctgctgatggacatttgggttgcttccaccttttgcctATTGTGGACAAGGCTGCTctgaacatgggtatacaaatatctcttcaagaccctgttttcaattctttcaggtaatacccaggaatggaattgctgagtcatgtgATAATTCTATTTCActgtttgaggaactgccatactgttttccatagtggctggaccgttttacattctcaccaacagtacacagggttccaatttctctacattcttgtgaacacttgttattttctgggcaattttgttttttgatgtagCCATGCTAATAGGTGTGAGATAGACcctattgctttttaattttttatttagatgtaagaaattgaactttatcaaatACAGTGATTGCTAGTggttacaaatatatattttgtgaaaAAGTATACATACATTGCCGGTGTATGCACGAACAGATTTTACTGATGGAGTATGTGACCAGAAAAGTCTGGAGACCCCTTAGTCAAACCAGCTTTGGCTGTGTGTATAggcggggaggagggatggggatgTTTGGATCATCCCAGAATCCACAGACCGAAGATAACGAAGTCCAGAGGTTGACTGAGGCAGTCTGTCTCATCCTTCAAGGTCCAGCAAaaatgccccctcctccaggaagcctcccttgCCTTCCCAGACACAACTCCAGCTCTCTGATCTGGGCTCCTCAGCCCAGGGTTCCAGAGTCCCAGGgtcccctctctctgccccagccctgaCCGCAGAGGGGTCTGTGTCTAGACGCTGAGGGCTCTCTGGGGTCCCAGCAATGCCCAGGCACAGAATGGGTCAAGCagagtttgctgaatgaatgaatgagtgaagagtCTGTATGGCCTGAGATGGATGTGAACCCAAGAGGCTTGGCTGTTCAGGGGTGAGGAGGGTTGGGTGAGGCTCTGCTCACTGGGGCCACACTGGGGTACGGAAGCAGCTGCAGGCCAGACATCGAAGGCCAAGGTTGAGGAGGCGTGGCCAGCGGAAGAGTAGGCGATGGGAGGTTTGCACATACAGGCTGCCGGAGGGGTCCATGGCTTTGAGGGCGATCAGGGGAGTGTAGCGGGTGTTGGTCTGTCTGCGCAAGGGTGGTCTGGCTGAGCCGATGACCTTGACAATTACCTGTGGGGTAGAGCCCTGAGCTTTGGGACCCAAGGAGAGGGAGGTTCTGTCGGGAGGGGCCCCCTCACATACCTGAGCCATGTCCTGGGGCTCTGGGCCCCCCACTCACCTTGGCCACATCCTGTGGGCTCTGTCCCACAGAGTGAAAGAGCtccctggaggctgggaggtACAAATTCCGAAAGTAGTTCAGGGTGTCAGCGTCAGTGCCTGGGAACTCAGCTGTGGAAACCTGCTCCAGGAGCTTCCCTTCAAATTCGGTGGCCACCGGGCCCGGCTCCACCAGGGAGATGCTGGGAACAGGGGTAGGAGGAGAGGGTCTTGAGCCCCAACACACTCGCTGCCCCATTTTGCCCATTACCGTCCATCTTTCCTCTTCACTCCCCTGCTTCTCCCATCATTGTTTCATGCCTCCTTGCTCCCCCATCTCCTCGCTACTCCCCTCCCCTTGTCTGTCCCATCACTGCCTTCATTCCCCTGTCACTGTCCAAGTGCCCGCCTCACAAGATGTTGAACTGCAGTAGCTGGACAGCCAGACTCTCGAAGAATCCCTCCATGGCGAACTTGGAGGCCGCATAGACTTCATTGAACACGACACCTGAGAGGATTACAGGAAGGTGGGCTCTTTGGGGGTCTGGGTGATGGGCTTTGTGGGTCCAGAGGGATGGGGTCTTGGGAGACAGAGCAAAGAGGATTTAGGGATCAGAGCATATCTGGGGCCTACCTGATGGGTGTATGTGATGGGAGCATATGGGGTCAGGATGAGGTTGTCTTGGGGTGCCAGGTCCCACCTTTTCCTGGCAGTGTTCCATCCACCCTCAGCCCAGGGAAGTCTCCTATTTCCCTCTATCCTCTAAACCCTTGGGCCACTTGGGCATGGGATACTCAGGTTCCCCAAGGGCAAGCGCCATTCACCAAGGTCTTTATTGGTCCCTGTTGAGCAGTGAATGTGTCCCCCTCCCTTCCAAGATCAGGAGGTTCAGCTGGAAGAGGGGCTGAAGGGATGGGGCTGAGTAAATGCAGCTTTTCCATGACAGGGTAACAAGTAGGGTGGATTCCTTAGGGGActgctggggaggggggcagatcCGAGGAAATTtccagggaaaggaagggagtcTAGAGAGGTTCAAGGAGGAAGGGACCGGGAGAAAGGATGGCAAGTAGATGGCCTCCATAGTAGGCCCATAGCAGACATCATTAGTCGATCTCTGCTCTTTTTCCTGCAGAACCTCAGGGTCCCAAATCTAGACATCTCTGGAGCCTGGTGGGAGGTGTTTGGGCAAGAAGGAGTCTCAGGAGGAGTGCTGATGGTTCCTTTGAGTTTTGTGGGATGGTTGGAAGGAATTTTTGGAGGTTTCCAGAAGTGGGGTTGATAATGGATGTGGATGGCCTTTGGCAGCATCTATACCACCCCTGTCTATTCCTGTACCATGGTAGACATAGTTAATCTATCCCAGAACTTTTTCCTCCTGAGCTGCAGAATGCTTCTCAATGCAGGCATATTTAGGGAATATGAGCTAAAACCTAGTTGCCAACCTTCCAGTCGGGGGAGGGTCAGAAGCTGGGAGAATTCCCAGGGGTGCATCCCCAGGGCTCACCTTGCAGCCCCATGACACTGCTGACCACCACGATGTGGCCCTGTCGTCTCCTCTTCATGCCAGGAAGTACAGCTTTGACCAGACGGACGGCCCCGAAAAAGTTGGTATCAAAGACGTTCTGCATGGCAGCTAGGCTGAGCCCCTCCAAGGGCCCCACCAGGCCCACTCCAGCATTATTCACTAAGGGGGTAGGGCTGAGGGTTACTTTGAAGTCCCCCAACCCTTCTAGTGTCACTCCCCCAGGGACACTCCCTAAAttatcccacccctcccccactccaagTTCAGGACTAGTCCAAGGTATCCTGGGTGGACAAATGTGTAGCATTGATAATCTTTAAATATAGTTCAGCATTTGCTATAGGGGACTCTGAGCCGTGGGTGGGGAAGAGGGCTGCCGAGAACAGCCTCCACTTTAATGCATGAGCAATTCAGCTCTGACCCCAAATTGCATCAAAACAGCCACACCCTCCTTAGAAGACCGTTTAGGGACCATGAGTTGCTTCTTCATCATGCTCCTTTCCCACAATGACTCATCAAATTAATTTTCCCAACCACATATGGTTTTCTCCATATGTGAGAATTTCTATTCGATAAAATCCACCCTATCCCCAGGTCTCAGTATATTTCTTGTATCTCTAATAAACTGAATGGTATCCTGGGCTCTTAGCCAACTGATCTACCCCTTCTGTCCAGGGTCAGAGGTTATTAGGGAAAGAAGACAGCTAGTGCCCAGACACTGGAAAGAACTTGCTGTGATAAGGATCTATGCTTGGGCCAGGGAGGGGGCGAGTGACCCCAGGGGATGCTCAGACTCACCCAACACGTCCACTTCCCCTCCCTGGATGCAGCTGAGACACTGGGCCACTGACTCATCACTGCACACATCCAGCTGGGCCACGGTGAGGGTCTGACCCAGAGCCTCCCCAGCAGCTGCCTCCAGTGTCCCCTTCTTTCCCAGGTCCCTCATGGTGGCCACCACTGGGGACAGAGAACAGAGTTGGAGCAGGCACTAGGTTCCTTTACCCTGTGTGTGGACTTACATATTCCTGTGATATTTTACACGAGTAGTCACAGAGGAACGGAGACCCACAGATTTATACACCTACATTCGCCATACAACCACAAATGCATACTTGTGtacagatatttgtatatacttccatccatccatccactcatctagcaaacatttattgagcatctactacacCCTAtgcactattctaggtgctgaggCTATTGCATGAAATAAGAtaaagtccctgccttcatggaattCAAAACCAGTAGGtaagatgataaaataaatatagaacaGATGGCTTGAGAAAAGAAACGCATGCACACCTAAAGTCAACATATGTGCAAATATGCACATGCAAGTATGAATAGCCCCATTTACATCATCAACATAGGTTCcgatttattgaacacctactatatgccagataaTATGCTAAACACATTTATAAACACTAACTCTAATCCTTACAAGAATCCTATGATTAGGTCATTGacttattttccaaagatggcctcAACATCTTTTATCACACATGCTCTTCTAGAACCTAGCTGCTCACCCATCAGCCCATGAAATCTGATTCCTCTCCCCTTGAATCTTGTGGCTAGTTGGGACTCAATAGACTATGGTAAAGGTAACACTGTGTGGCTTTTGAGATGAGGATGGAAAAGATGTTGCAGTTTCTGCTTTGCTTGCTGGAATACTCACTGTAGGCTTCAGCCACCCTATAGCAGCCCAGCTGTCCTGAGGCCACCATGCTGGGAAGAAGCCCAGGCTAGCCCAGATAGAAAGACCACATGCAGGAGCCCTGAGATTACTGGAAGAGAGAGAGGTGCCTGCCCAGACCTGACATGTTCCAGTCTCCTCTGTGAGCCTTTGACCCTGAGCCCGAAGTGCCCAGCTGAGCCCTTCCAGATGCATGACCTTTGTAAGCCATGAGAGATAGATGATTGCAGCTGTTTTACGCCATACATTTTGGGGTGATTTGCTT
It encodes:
- the RDH8 gene encoding retinol dehydrogenase 8 → MADSARTVLISGCSSGIGLELAVQLARDPRQRYQVVATMRDLGKKGTLEAAAGEALGQTLTVAQLDVCSDESVAQCLSCIQGGEVDVLVNNAGVGLVGPLEGLSLAAMQNVFDTNFFGAVRLVKAVLPGMKRRRQGHIVVVSSVMGLQGVVFNEVYAASKFAMEGFFESLAVQLLQFNIFISLVEPGPVATEFEGKLLEQVSTAEFPGTDADTLNYFRNLYLPASRELFHSVGQSPQDVAKVIVKVIGSARPPLRRQTNTRYTPLIALKAMDPSGSLYVQTSHRLLFRWPRLLNLGLRCLACSCFRTPVWPQ